The following are encoded in a window of Castanea sativa cultivar Marrone di Chiusa Pesio chromosome 9, ASM4071231v1 genomic DNA:
- the LOC142610877 gene encoding agamous-like MADS-box protein AGL18 isoform X1 produces the protein MGRGKIEIKKIENLNSRQVTFSKRRSGLLKKAKELSVLCDAEVAVIIFSSTGKLYEFSNTSMEHTLSRYSRGLEMDYPQHSSDDLAVEQAQDDVNALKNELAKLRVAYLRMLGKDLEDLSLKELQILEDQMSEGILAVKDKKEEVLLEQLKKSKIQEQKALLENEALRKQLDEIRRTCKSPFLEFNPLEKKFLLSGSKAVSTSASEENEHSDTSLHLGLSTEVHRKRKSQKIDHTCNDSGSQVASE, from the exons ATGGGTAGAGGGAAAATTGAGATAAAGAAGATAGAGAATCTGAACAGCCGTCAGGTCACGTTTTCAAAACGGCGTAGTGGGTTGCTCAAGAAGGCCAAAGAACTCTCGGTTTTATGTGATGCTGAGGTTGCAGTCATAATTTTCTCTAGCACAGGGAAACTCTATGAATTTTCCAACACTAG CATGGAACACACCCTGTCAAGATACAGCAGGGGCTTGGAAATGGATTATCCACAACATTCTTCAGATGACCTTGCAGTAGAG CAGGCGCAAGACGATGTGAATGCATTGAAGAATGAATTGGCAAAGCTACGTGTGGCATACTT GCGAATGCTGGGTAAGGACTTGGAGGACTTGAGCTTGAAAGAGCTGCAGATCCTAGAGGATCAAATGAGTGAAGGGATATTAGCTGTGAAGGACAAGAAG GAGGAAGTTCTTTTGGAGCAACTTAAGAAGTCCAAAATACAG GAACAAAAGGCCCTGCTAGAGAATGAGGCTCTGCGCAAACAA CTTGATGAAATACGGCGAACTTGCAAGTCACCTTTCCTCGAATTCAACCCTTTGGAGAAGAAGTTTTTACTCTCAGGTTCAAAAGCTGTTTCTACCTCTGCATCTGAGGAAAACGAACATTCAGACACTTCTTTGCATTTGGG ATTGTCCACAGAAGTTCATCGCAAGAGAAAATCACAGAAGATCGATCACACATGCAATGATTCAGGGAGTCAAGTGGCCTCGGAGTGA
- the LOC142610877 gene encoding agamous-like MADS-box protein AGL18 isoform X2, protein MGRGKIEIKKIENLNSRQVTFSKRRSGLLKKAKELSVLCDAEVAVIIFSSTGKLYEFSNTSMEHTLSRYSRGLEMDYPQHSSDDLAVEAQDDVNALKNELAKLRVAYLRMLGKDLEDLSLKELQILEDQMSEGILAVKDKKEEVLLEQLKKSKIQEQKALLENEALRKQLDEIRRTCKSPFLEFNPLEKKFLLSGSKAVSTSASEENEHSDTSLHLGLSTEVHRKRKSQKIDHTCNDSGSQVASE, encoded by the exons ATGGGTAGAGGGAAAATTGAGATAAAGAAGATAGAGAATCTGAACAGCCGTCAGGTCACGTTTTCAAAACGGCGTAGTGGGTTGCTCAAGAAGGCCAAAGAACTCTCGGTTTTATGTGATGCTGAGGTTGCAGTCATAATTTTCTCTAGCACAGGGAAACTCTATGAATTTTCCAACACTAG CATGGAACACACCCTGTCAAGATACAGCAGGGGCTTGGAAATGGATTATCCACAACATTCTTCAGATGACCTTGCAGTAGAG GCGCAAGACGATGTGAATGCATTGAAGAATGAATTGGCAAAGCTACGTGTGGCATACTT GCGAATGCTGGGTAAGGACTTGGAGGACTTGAGCTTGAAAGAGCTGCAGATCCTAGAGGATCAAATGAGTGAAGGGATATTAGCTGTGAAGGACAAGAAG GAGGAAGTTCTTTTGGAGCAACTTAAGAAGTCCAAAATACAG GAACAAAAGGCCCTGCTAGAGAATGAGGCTCTGCGCAAACAA CTTGATGAAATACGGCGAACTTGCAAGTCACCTTTCCTCGAATTCAACCCTTTGGAGAAGAAGTTTTTACTCTCAGGTTCAAAAGCTGTTTCTACCTCTGCATCTGAGGAAAACGAACATTCAGACACTTCTTTGCATTTGGG ATTGTCCACAGAAGTTCATCGCAAGAGAAAATCACAGAAGATCGATCACACATGCAATGATTCAGGGAGTCAAGTGGCCTCGGAGTGA